CTCGTCGAATCGATCGCGGACCTCTACGAACTCGATCGCGAGGCCCTCACCGCGCTCGAGGGGTGGGGAGAGACGAGCACCGAGAACCTGCTCGCCGAGATCGAGGCGAGCCGCGAACCGCCGCTGCCCGACTTCCTCTCCGCGCTGGGCATCCCCCACGTCGGGCCGGCGACGGCCCGCGAACTCGCGCGCGAGTTCGGGACGTTCGAGGCGTTCCGCGAGGCCGCCGAGACCGACCCCGATCGGCTCGAGGGGGTCGACGAAATCGGCGCGACGGTCTCCCGACAGATACACGACTTCTTCACCAGCGAGGCCAACGCCGAGGCGGTCGACGCCTTACTCGAACACGTCTCGCCCCGGGAGACCGATATCGAAGCGGGCGGCGACGAACTCGACGGGCTGACCTTCGTCTTCACCGGGTCGCTCGAGGGCGTCACGCGCAGCGAGGCCCAAGAGACCGTCGAAGCCCACGGGGGCAACGCGACGGGAAGCGTCTCGGGCAACACGGACTACCTCGTCGTGGGGGAAAACCCGGGCGCGACGAAGCGCGAGGACGCCGCGGCGAACGACGTCCCGATCGTCGACGAGGACGCGTTCCGGGAGCTACTCGCGGGACGCGGGATCGAACTCGAGTAGCGGCGATCGGTCCCGAGGCCGGTGGCGGCAGCCGAGTCGGCTGATCGCCACGGCGAGACCGATCGAGGCGCGATCGGTCGTGGCACGAGGTTATTTTGTGTGGTGCAACAACGTCAGGCCGGCGTGCGTGACGACGGCAGGCCGGCGTTCGGATTCCGGTTTTGCTACTCCGGCAGCCGATCGGCGATCGCCGAGAGGGTCTCGCGACCCTGCACCTCACCCTCGAGTTCGGGCACGGTCGTAACCTCGAGATCGGGGAAGGTCTCCCGGATCTCGTCGACGCGGCGTTCGTGACGCTCCTGCCGGGCCCGACAGCGCGAACACCCCTCCGCCGGGCCCTCGAAGACCCGGTTGACGACGAGGCGATCGATCGGAACGCCGGCCTCGCGGAGTCGTTCGACGAGTCGCTCCGATTCGGCGATCGCCATCCGTTCGGGATGGGTGACGACGCGAAACGCCGTGCGCTCGGGATCGACGAGGACGTCGCGCGCCCGCTCGAGGCGTTCCTGAAACCGGACGAGGTCGTCCTCGTCGCGATCGGTGCCGGTCATCATCGACATCGGGCCGAGCACTGCGCTGCGGGCCGCGGTCCCGATCCGGCGGACCTGCCCGCGAAGCGATCGGGTCGTCTCGAGGGCCAGCCCCATCACCTCGGGCGTGTCGAACAGCCGTAACGTGTGGCCCGTCGGCGCCGTGTCGAAGACGACGACGTCCCACTCGCCTTCGTCGACGTACTCCACGAGCAGGTCGAGCGCGGCGAGTTCGTCGCTCCCGGCGGGCGCGCCCGCGGCGAAGATCCGTTCGACCTCCTCCTCGTCGAGCCTGATGCCGGCGCTTCGCAGGTCGGCCGCGAGCGCCCGCGCCAGTTTTTCGTACCGCTCTTTGCGGGTATCGGGGTCGATCTCGACCGCCCAGAGTTCGCCCGGCCCAACCGACTCGTCGGACCCATCGCCTACGCCGTCGAGCGCCGTCGGCTCCGGCCCGATCGCGGTCTCGAGCGAGTCCGCCAGCGAGTGGGCCGGGTCGGTCGAGACGATCAGCATGTCCCGGCCGGCGTCGGCGAGTCGGAGTCCGGTCGCCGCCGCGCAGGTCGTCTTCCCGACGCCGCCTTTCCCGCCGTAGAAGATGCAGTCGGTCACAGACCCAGTACCACGGGCCCGTACCTAAACGTCTCGTCGGGAGAACCACGTGTCCGTCGCGATCGATCGAACGCGTCCGCGCCGGATCGGTCCGAGACCGCGGCCCGGGCAGTAAAAAATCCCGTCGTCGGTCCTCAGAGGTCGACCTTGTCGAACCGGTAGAGCGCGACGGCGATCGGGACGACGATCCAGGCCAGCAAGATGATGAAGGAGAACCAGTCCTGGAGGTAGAACGGAACGCCGTCGGCGAAGTAGGCGTCGGGATAGGCCGTCCCGAGTTCGCCCCCGCCGGTCGAACTGAGGACCGTGATCGCGTTCTGGAACGCGTTGCCGGGATCGATCGTGTCGACGAACAGCGCCCAGTCGGGCAGCCGGTCCCGCGTCACTTCCTGAACGGAGCCGTCCGCGGTCGGGAATTCAGTCGTGTAGCTCACGCCCTCGATCGTCCCGCGGTTCATCAGTAGCTGGAAAACGGTCTGGATCGCGTTCCAGACGACGTAGAACAGAATGAACACGCCGAACATCGCGGCCCCGGCGATCGTCGTCGATCGCGTCACCGACGAGAGCGAGACGGCGATGCTCGTGTAGGCGACGCCGTAGATGATCGCCATCACGAGCAGGCTCGCGTAGTCGACGATATCGAAGCTCCCGAGCAGGGCGGCGACGACGACGGCGGCGAGTGCGAACCCGATGACGAGCGAGAGCGAGAGCACGGCCGATCGACCGATCAGTTTCCCGAGGAGGACGTCCTTCCGGGAGTGGGGCAGCGAGAGCAGGATCTTGATGCTCCCGGTTTCGCGTTCGCCGGCGATGGCCTTCCAGCCGAGCACCAGCGCGATCAGCGGGATGACCAAACGGGTGATCTGGCTGACGAAGAGGACGAGCGCCTCGGTCGTCGCACCCTGCACCGCGATGTCTTCGTTGAAGTACGAGATGACGCCCGTCACGGTGACGAGCAGCGTAAAGAAGAAGATGCTCAGGCCCCAGAACATCCAGGAGCGGACCGAGTCCTGGAAGTCCTTCTTCGCGACCGCGCGGACGCTCTCGGGGTTGACCGAACTGGACGGAGCGGTCGTCCCCGCACCGGCGCTCGTTCCGGTCTCCGTGCTCATGCTTGCACCCCCGTGGTGTAGGACCTGAAGACGTCGTCGAGCGACGCCTCGGTCGTCGAGAAGTCCTGGACGTCGATCCCGTGATCCTCGAGCGTCGAGAGGACGGTCGTCTTCGAGCCGTCGACCTGGACGACGACCGTCGGCGGGGTTCCGTTCTCGACGGCGGCGTCGCCAACGTCGGGTAGCGAACGCACCGCTTGCAGGGCGTCGTCGTCGATCCGGTCGACGGTGACCCGCAGGGCCGTCCCGCCCTCGACGGAGTCGCGCAACCCTTCGACGGAGTCGACGGCGACCATCTCGCCCTCGCGGAGGATGCCGACGCGGTCACAGACCGCCTCGACCTGTTCCATGATGTGACTCGAGAAGAAGACCGTCGCGCCGCGGGCGTTCTCCTCGCGGACGATCTCGCGCATCTCGCGGGCCCCGTTGGGGTCGAGGCCGGTGGAGGGTTCGTCCAAGATCAGCAGTTCCGGCTCGCCGACGAGCGCCATCGCCAGCATGAGCCGCTGGGACATCCCTTTCGAGTAGCCGCCGGCCTTCTTGTCGATCGCGTCGGCCAGGTCGACCCGTTCGAGGAGGGCTTCGGGGTCGTCGTCGACGCCTTTCGACTCGATCGCGAACTCGAGGTGCTGGCGGGCGGTGAGCCGATCGTAGGTCTGGTAACCTTCGGGGAGGACGCCGGTCCGCGAGCGGATCTCGCGGCTGTGTGCCTGCGCATCGAGTCCGAGGACCTGGACCTGCCCGGCGGTCGGACGGACGAAATCCAGCAGGACGTTTATCGTCGTCGACTTTCCAGCCCCGTTGGGACCAAGGAAGCCGAATACCTCACCCTCCTCGACGTCGAACGAGAGGTCGTCGAGGGCGAGGGTCTGACCGTAGGATTTGGTCAGGTTGTCGACTGTGATTGCGGGCATAGCTGTCTGTGTTGACACACCGTTTGCCGATAAGGTTTGTCACTTGCAGGTAATGATATACCCTGGAATTACGGAGGAATTTGTGTTCAGCTTTCATATCGGATCGTCGGGGTCGTATCGCTCGGCGGTCCGTTCGACCTCCGCAGCGTACCGTTCGCGGGTCTCCTCGTCCGGAACGGGTTCGAGGTCGTCCTCGGGGATCTCGGTCGCCGCCGTGACCGTCGGGCCGGTCTGTAACGACGTCGAGGACCGTTGGCGTTGCTGGTATCGCGAGCCATCCGGCGTCGCGTAGACGATCGTCACGAAGTCGCGGTCGCCGAAGGTTCGTTCGACGAGCCAGCACCGTACCGTCGGGGCACTCATACGCGGGCCTTGCGGATCGAGGACCGAGAATGTACCGTGTCGGCTCCGCGATCCCCGAGAAAGCACCGCCATACTTTGAGGATATGCGAGAGACGTCGGCACGATGGAGTGGACGGACCACGTCGATCAGTTACTCCTCGACGGAGAGCGTGAGGTCGAGCGGATCGAACTCGAATCGGCGACCGTCGTCGTCACGTCCCACCGCGTCTTCGCGTTCACACCCGACGTCGACGGGGCGGACTTCCGGGCCGTCGATCGACCGAACGTCCGGAACGTGACGGTCGACGGCGACGAGAACCGCCGGGCCGCCGGCTGGACGCTCGCCTCCGGCGTGCTCGGTATCGGATTGCTCGTGACGGCCACGCTCGTCGACCCGACCGGCGTGGTCGACAATATCGACGCTGACGGCCCGGGGCCCGTCGCGGGCGTCATCGACGGCGCGCTCCGGGCCGTCGAGACGTTGCTCGCGGCGTTCGAACTCGCGCTCCTCGGCACCGGGTTCGTCCTGCTCGCCCTCAGCCTGCTCTTCGGCCTGCGATACGGCCACTCGCGATCGCGCCGGCTGGTGCTCCGGATCGCCGGCGACGACGACCTCGACCTGCCCGTCACGGACGCCGATCTCGAGGCCGGTGCGGTCCCCTCCCTCGAGGAGGCGATCGGGCCGGAGCCGGCCCCCGTATCAGCTGACGGCGCCCTCGAAGACCCACCGTCGGAGGGTGAGAGGACGCGCGACCTCGATCGCAGCGACTGGGCTACTTCCGATAACGGGACCGAGCGCAGCGGCGGGCCCAGCCGCGGTGACGGACCGGATCGGTGACGTCAGGCTGAAACCCGCTCACTGCATAGGACCGCCGATGAACGCTGACGGGGTTCGCGAGCGGGCGCGATCGGTACCGCGTGAGCCCGGCGTCTACCAGTTTCAGGAGGGGGATACGACGCTGTACGTCGGGAAGGCCGTCGACCTCCGGAGTCGGGTCGGCTCCTACGCCGACCCGCGAAGCGCACGCATCCGCCGGATGGTCGATCGGGCCGACGGGATCGAGATCGCGGTCACGGACACCGAGACGCAGGCGCTGTTGCTCGAGGCGAACCTCATCAAACGCCACCAGCCGCGGTACAACGTCCGGCTCAAGGACGACAAGTCGTACCCGATGGTGCAGTTGACGAACCACGAGGCTCCGCGGATCGAGATCACTCGCGATCCGGCGGAATCGGCGACCGTCTTCGGCCCGTACACGAACAAGGGGCAGGTCGAGACCGTCGTGAAGGCGCTGCGCGAAACGTACGGCGTCCGAGGGTGTTCCGACCACAAGTACGCGGGACGCGATCGGCCCTGTCTCGATTACGAGATGGGGCTGTGTACCGCGCCCTGCACCCGCGAGATCGACCTCGAGAGCTACGGCGAGGACGTCACCGCCGTCGAACGGTTCTTCGAGGGCGAGACGGGCATCCTCGCCGATCCGCTGCGCCGTGAGATGGAGGCCGCCGCCGAGGAGCGGAACTTCGAACGCGCGGCGAACCTGCGCGATCGACTCGAGACCGTCGAGGCGTTCCACGGCGAGGGCGGCGAGGCGGTCCAGTCGGTCGGCGACGAACGGGCCGTCGACGTACTCGGGGTCGCGATCGAGGGCGCGGACGCGACCGTCGCCCGCCTGCGCGCCGAGGACGGCAAACTGGTCGATCGGGATCGCCACACCATGGACGCGCCGGGAGCCGGCGAAGCCCCAGCAGGGAGTGCCGACGGGGCCGGCGAGGGCGTCCCCGCCGTGCTCGCGGCCTTCGTCGTCCAGTACTACGCCGAGCGCGACCTGCCGGACGCGCTGCTCCTCCCCGAGCGCCACGGCGACGAAGAGGTCGCGGCGTGGCTCGACGCCGAGGGCGTCGCCGTCCGGGTTCCGGGCGCGGGCCGCGAAGCGAAACTGGTCGAACTCGCGCTCAAGAACGCCCGCCGCAACGTCGGCGGCCGCGACGAGTGTGGCATGCTCGCGGACGCGATCGGGATCGACGCCGCCCGGCGGATCGAGGGGTTCGACGTGAGCCACGCCCAGGGCACGTCGGCGGTCGGGAGCAACGTCACGTTCGTCGAGGGCAGCGCCGAGAAAGCGGACTATCGCCGGAAGAAGCTGACCGATCAGAACGACGACTACGACAACATGCGCGCGCTCCTCGGGTGGCGCGCCAGCCGGGCCGTCGAGGGGCGCGACGATCGGCCGGATCCCGACCTGCTCGTGATCGACGGCGGCGCGGGACAACTCCAGGCCGCCCGCGACGCGCTGGCCGACGCGGGGTGGGACGTCCCGGCGATCGCGCTGGCGAAGGCCGAGGAGCGCGTGATCACCCCCGATCGGGAGTTCTCGTGGCCGTCGGACGCGCCGCACCTCCACCTCCTCCAGCGCGTGCGCGACGAGGCCCACCGCTTCGCGGTCCAGTACCACCAGACGGTCCGAGACGAGGTGAAAACGGTGTTAGACGACGTGCCTGGCGTCGGCCCCGAGACGCGCACGCAACTGCTCGGCCGGTTCGGCAGCGTCGAGAACGTCCGTGAGGCGTCGATCGAGGACCTCCGGAGCGTCCCCGGCGTCGGCGAGAAGACGGCCGAGACGATCAAGTCGAGGCTGTAGGTCGACAACTCGATCGGGGAAGGACCGTTGCGAGAGCAGGGACAGGGATATCCCCTGGACCGGACGATGGTATACCATGGCAAACGACGACGACGAACTCGACGACTTGCTCGACGAACTCGACACCCAGGGTGATCTCGAGACGTCCCAGCAGGTCCTGTCGATCCGGACCGAGAGCCGCCGGTACGACAAGCCGGTGACGATCGTCGAGGGGTTCGACCTCCCGACGGACGAGATACAGTCGATCGCGTCGGACCTGAAGTCCTCGATGGGAACCGGCGGCACGGTCGACGAGGGGCGGATCGAACTCCAGGGCGATCACCGGGACCGCGTCCCGGACCTGCTTCGCGAGCGAGGATTCGACGTCCGCGAGTGACGACGACCGACGGTATCGACCGGAGAGCGCCCCGGAACCAACTGGTCGTGAGAAGGTCGCCGGTGACGAATTACTTTGTACCCTCACTATCAATGAGTCGATATGAGCATCCGATCGGCGACTGCCGACGACTTCGAGGCGATCAAGGCGGTCGCACGCGAGACCTGGCACGACACCTACGAGGAACTCGACGCCGAGACGATCGAGTACACCGTCGTGAGCTGGTACACCGACGACTCGATGCCGCTCGAGGCACCTGGAACGGTCGTTCTCGTCGCTGAACGCGATGGTGACATCGTCGGCTTCACACACGCCGTCGCTCAGGGCGAGCAGGCGGACATCCTCCGGATGTACGTCCATCCCGACCACCAGGGCGAGGGCGTCGGGACCGACCTTCACGAGCGGTTGCTCGCGGAGATCGAGCGGTACGACGTCGATCGCGTCCGGTCGCTCGACTTCGCGTTCAACGACGTCAGCCGAGCGTTCTACGAGGGACTCGGCTTCGAGCAGACCGGCGAGGGCGAAGTCGAGATCGACGGCGAGTTCTACCCAGAAGCAGTCTACACGCTCGAACTCTAGGTGCCGATCGTGGGCTCGTTGGCCCGACTCGTCGCCGCGTGGCTCACCTACCGAAGCGCGTCTGACCCACATACCGGGTATGGTGGAATCACTTTGGTATTCGATACCGTAGGGACGGGTATGGAACTCCGACCAGCCACGATGGACGATCGCGAGGCGATCAGGGAGGTCGCGCGAGCCACCTGGCACGACACCTACGACGAACTCGACGTCGAGACGATCGACGAGACGATCGACGACTGGTACGGCGACGAGACCCTGAAACTGGCCCTGGAACAGGCCGGGACCGCGTTCCTCGTCGCGGAGAAAGACGGGGAGGTCGTCGGCTTCACCCACGGCGTCGTCCAGAACGACGAGGGCGACGTCCTCCGGATGGCCGTCCACCCGGACCACCAGGGAGAGGGTATCGGGACCGAGTTACACGAACGGCTCCGGGAGGACCTGCAGGATTTCAACATGGAACGGATGCGGGCGATCGACCTCGCGTCGAACGAGGTCGGACAGCGGTTCTACGAGCAACAGGGGTTCGAGCGGACCGGAGAGGGCGAGGTCGAGATGGGCGGCGAACAGCGCCGGGAAGTGGTCTACACCCTCGAATTGTAGCCGGAACCGGTGGCGCCGCGGCCGGACCGGGAGGCCGTAGTCGAGAGGGCCGAAAACCGTGATCGAAAGCGCGGAACGCCGATCGTCGACCCCGCTACAAGAAGGGGCTTGCAAATTCACCGGTCGGAAGCAAGTGATTCGCCACCATCTGTTAGTGAAGAACTCCCACCATGGCCACGAAATCGCCGAGTGAGGCGGACATTCTCCGTCCGATTAAGCACACATCGACGACGTATTACGCGCTAGTCGCCGTCGCTGGTCTGGCGTTCGTGCTCTTCCTGATCGGCTGGGGGTACCAGCTCGCAGAAGGGCTGGTGGTGACCGGCCTTTCGGACTGGGGTAGCGGTGGTGGCGTGACCTGGGGACTGTACATCGGCGCGTTCATCTGGTGGGTCGGCATCGCTCACGGCGGGATCATCCTCTCGGCGGCCGTTCGGCTCCTCGGAATGGACCGATACATGCCGGTCGCTCGATTGGCCGAACTGCTGACGATCGCCGGGCTCTCCGCCGCGGGCTTTTACATCATCATTCACCTGGGCCGACCCGATCGGATGGTCACCAGCGTCCTGGGACACTACCACATTACGGTGCACGCCTCGCCGCTGGTATGGGACGTGACCGTCATTACGGCCTACTTCGTGTTGACCGCGACGTATCTGGCGTTGACGGTCCGCTACGACGTCACGCGTCTTCGCGACGAGTTGCCGGATCGGCTGGATCCGATCTACAGGGGGCTGACGATCGGCTACACGGAGCGGGAGGACGAAATCGTCCAGCGGATGGTCTGGTGGCTCGCGCTGGCGATCATCATCATGGCCCCGCTCCTGCTCCACGGGGGCGTCATCCCGTGGCTGTTCGCGGTGCTCCCGACGTACCCGACGTGGTACGGCGGCGTGCAGGGACCGCAGTTCCTCACGATCGCGCTGACCTCGGCGATCAGCGGCGTGATCCTCCTCTCCTACGGCTTCCGCTGGGGTTACGACTGGGATCACATCATCACCGACGACATCTTCCGCGGATTACTGCTGTGGCTCGGATTCTTCTGCCTGCTGTTCCTCTGGCTCCAGCTTCAGCAGAACGTCACCGGCCTCTTCAAGGCCCCGGTCGACGTGACCCACGCCGCAGAGGCGCGGCTCGGAAACCCCATCTATCAGACCTCGA
The nucleotide sequence above comes from Halosolutus halophilus. Encoded proteins:
- a CDS encoding ArsA family ATPase, coding for MTDCIFYGGKGGVGKTTCAAATGLRLADAGRDMLIVSTDPAHSLADSLETAIGPEPTALDGVGDGSDESVGPGELWAVEIDPDTRKERYEKLARALAADLRSAGIRLDEEEVERIFAAGAPAGSDELAALDLLVEYVDEGEWDVVVFDTAPTGHTLRLFDTPEVMGLALETTRSLRGQVRRIGTAARSAVLGPMSMMTGTDRDEDDLVRFQERLERARDVLVDPERTAFRVVTHPERMAIAESERLVERLREAGVPIDRLVVNRVFEGPAEGCSRCRARQERHERRVDEIRETFPDLEVTTVPELEGEVQGRETLSAIADRLPE
- a CDS encoding translation initiation factor, with translation MANDDDELDDLLDELDTQGDLETSQQVLSIRTESRRYDKPVTIVEGFDLPTDEIQSIASDLKSSMGTGGTVDEGRIELQGDHRDRVPDLLRERGFDVRE
- the nrfD gene encoding NrfD/PsrC family molybdoenzyme membrane anchor subunit; protein product: MATKSPSEADILRPIKHTSTTYYALVAVAGLAFVLFLIGWGYQLAEGLVVTGLSDWGSGGGVTWGLYIGAFIWWVGIAHGGIILSAAVRLLGMDRYMPVARLAELLTIAGLSAAGFYIIIHLGRPDRMVTSVLGHYHITVHASPLVWDVTVITAYFVLTATYLALTVRYDVTRLRDELPDRLDPIYRGLTIGYTEREDEIVQRMVWWLALAIIIMAPLLLHGGVIPWLFAVLPTYPTWYGGVQGPQFLTIALTSAISGVILLSYGFRWGYDWDHIITDDIFRGLLLWLGFFCLLFLWLQLQQNVTGLFKAPVDVTHAAEARLGNPIYQTSMLLVFTVLAYIFAQTIRPSLFTKKRAVASGIMVLTATVMEKVLFVVEGFLHPTFDIYEATPGTYVPSLIEIMSLVGTIAMVALIFLLVAKVVPVVELHAIEHLRDDHE
- a CDS encoding excinuclease ABC subunit C: MNADGVRERARSVPREPGVYQFQEGDTTLYVGKAVDLRSRVGSYADPRSARIRRMVDRADGIEIAVTDTETQALLLEANLIKRHQPRYNVRLKDDKSYPMVQLTNHEAPRIEITRDPAESATVFGPYTNKGQVETVVKALRETYGVRGCSDHKYAGRDRPCLDYEMGLCTAPCTREIDLESYGEDVTAVERFFEGETGILADPLRREMEAAAEERNFERAANLRDRLETVEAFHGEGGEAVQSVGDERAVDVLGVAIEGADATVARLRAEDGKLVDRDRHTMDAPGAGEAPAGSADGAGEGVPAVLAAFVVQYYAERDLPDALLLPERHGDEEVAAWLDAEGVAVRVPGAGREAKLVELALKNARRNVGGRDECGMLADAIGIDAARRIEGFDVSHAQGTSAVGSNVTFVEGSAEKADYRRKKLTDQNDDYDNMRALLGWRASRAVEGRDDRPDPDLLVIDGGAGQLQAARDALADAGWDVPAIALAKAEERVITPDREFSWPSDAPHLHLLQRVRDEAHRFAVQYHQTVRDEVKTVLDDVPGVGPETRTQLLGRFGSVENVREASIEDLRSVPGVGEKTAETIKSRL
- a CDS encoding ABC transporter permease gives rise to the protein MSTETGTSAGAGTTAPSSSVNPESVRAVAKKDFQDSVRSWMFWGLSIFFFTLLVTVTGVISYFNEDIAVQGATTEALVLFVSQITRLVIPLIALVLGWKAIAGERETGSIKILLSLPHSRKDVLLGKLIGRSAVLSLSLVIGFALAAVVVAALLGSFDIVDYASLLVMAIIYGVAYTSIAVSLSSVTRSTTIAGAAMFGVFILFYVVWNAIQTVFQLLMNRGTIEGVSYTTEFPTADGSVQEVTRDRLPDWALFVDTIDPGNAFQNAITVLSSTGGGELGTAYPDAYFADGVPFYLQDWFSFIILLAWIVVPIAVALYRFDKVDL
- a CDS encoding GNAT family N-acetyltransferase translates to MELRPATMDDREAIREVARATWHDTYDELDVETIDETIDDWYGDETLKLALEQAGTAFLVAEKDGEVVGFTHGVVQNDEGDVLRMAVHPDHQGEGIGTELHERLREDLQDFNMERMRAIDLASNEVGQRFYEQQGFERTGEGEVEMGGEQRREVVYTLEL
- a CDS encoding GNAT family N-acetyltransferase, which codes for MSIRSATADDFEAIKAVARETWHDTYEELDAETIEYTVVSWYTDDSMPLEAPGTVVLVAERDGDIVGFTHAVAQGEQADILRMYVHPDHQGEGVGTDLHERLLAEIERYDVDRVRSLDFAFNDVSRAFYEGLGFEQTGEGEVEIDGEFYPEAVYTLEL
- a CDS encoding ABC transporter ATP-binding protein; amino-acid sequence: MPAITVDNLTKSYGQTLALDDLSFDVEEGEVFGFLGPNGAGKSTTINVLLDFVRPTAGQVQVLGLDAQAHSREIRSRTGVLPEGYQTYDRLTARQHLEFAIESKGVDDDPEALLERVDLADAIDKKAGGYSKGMSQRLMLAMALVGEPELLILDEPSTGLDPNGAREMREIVREENARGATVFFSSHIMEQVEAVCDRVGILREGEMVAVDSVEGLRDSVEGGTALRVTVDRIDDDALQAVRSLPDVGDAAVENGTPPTVVVQVDGSKTTVLSTLEDHGIDVQDFSTTEASLDDVFRSYTTGVQA